In one Inquilinus sp. Marseille-Q2685 genomic region, the following are encoded:
- a CDS encoding LysR family transcriptional regulator codes for MDRLTSMAVFVRAVETGSFAAAAEALGLSAPMVGKHVRFLEDRLGARLLARTTRRQSLTEVGRAFYERCRNVLAEAEAAEALAEDLRAVPRGRLRVNAPVTFGAHELMPMVARYLRANPEVSIEVTLSDRIVDLVEEGYEAVIRIAPLPDSSLIARRLRPYRLVACAAPAYLAERGAPARPEDLAGHECLGFAHWMPRDLLQFIGPDGTLHSVQVRGRFSVNSGQALRSAALEGLGIILQPEGLLRDDIAAGRLVRVLPGYDPPSRPMHILFAPDRRPTPKLRSFIDAVVEAFG; via the coding sequence ATGGACCGTCTCACCAGCATGGCGGTGTTCGTCCGGGCCGTCGAAACCGGCTCCTTCGCCGCCGCGGCGGAGGCGCTCGGCCTGTCGGCGCCGATGGTCGGCAAGCATGTCCGGTTCCTCGAGGATCGCCTCGGCGCCCGGCTGCTGGCCCGCACCACGCGGCGGCAGAGCCTGACCGAGGTCGGCCGCGCCTTCTACGAGCGCTGCCGCAACGTGCTGGCCGAGGCCGAGGCGGCGGAGGCGCTGGCCGAGGACCTGCGCGCCGTGCCGCGCGGCCGGCTGCGGGTCAACGCGCCGGTCACCTTCGGCGCGCATGAGCTGATGCCGATGGTGGCGCGCTATCTGCGGGCGAATCCCGAGGTCAGCATCGAGGTGACGCTGAGCGACCGCATCGTCGACCTGGTGGAGGAGGGGTACGAGGCGGTGATCCGGATCGCGCCGCTGCCCGATTCCAGCCTGATCGCCCGCCGGCTGCGGCCCTACCGCCTGGTCGCCTGCGCCGCGCCCGCCTATCTCGCCGAACGCGGCGCGCCGGCGCGGCCGGAGGATCTGGCGGGCCATGAATGCCTCGGCTTCGCCCATTGGATGCCGCGCGACCTGCTGCAGTTCATCGGCCCGGACGGGACCCTGCATTCGGTTCAGGTTCGCGGCCGCTTCTCGGTGAACAGCGGCCAGGCGCTGCGCAGCGCGGCGCTGGAGGGGCTGGGCATCATCCTGCAGCCGGAGGGGCTGCTGCGCGACGACATCGCCGCCGGCCGGCTGGTGCGCGTGCTGCCGGGCTACGACCCGCCCTCGCGGCCGATGCACATCCTGTTCGCCCCCGACCGCCGCCCGACCCCGAAGCTGCGCAGCTTCATCGACGCGGTGGTCGAGGCGTTCGGGTAG